CTGTCGAAGGTGGCGGCGCGGAAAGTCGTGTAGCCGCCGAGCTTCACCGTGAGCTGAGCTTCGGCGGACTGCGGCTGCATCACCGCGAGCGCCGCTCCGGCGAGCAACGCAGCGCTCAAGACCTTCGATCTGGACAACATGAAACCGCTCCGAAATGCATGGACTCTGGAGCGGAGTATTCAGGATAGGTCAATCCCTGACCAGAATAGCAAAAGCATAATCATACCGATTTTTCTTCCTGTGCCATATCGGCGACACCCGGAAGGTGGACTATATGCGATCTGTCCTTAAGAAAAAGAAGTATTCATGAAACATGACTGAAACGCTACTGAAATCATGCATTTTACATTTCGGTCCTCAATCCGGACTTCCGAAGCGTTCCGCGGTCGGGGACCCGCCGAGCGGATCTGCGGGCTTGTCCGATTCCCGGGCTTTCCGCATCTTCAGGTTGGCTTCCTGCGCTTCCTGCCCCGACTCTTCGTCGAACAGCCTCTCGACATCCCGCGCGTTCTCCGCGGGATCGCTCTTCACGGCATCGGAAAGATCGGGAACCGGCTTCTTTTCCACGGCGCTGCTCCTTGGATGGATCGCAGCGTGAACACTCCGGCGCAGGCTCCGGTTCCAGCGCCGCCCGTCCTTCACCCCAACCGATTGTTGCCCCAGCGTATCACACCCGAACTTCCCAGCGGCCGGCGCGAAAAAGATGCGGCGCGGTCGGGGCATGGCCTGATATGAAAGATAGGGTTACCTGCCAGGGAGTTTGGGAATGGGGTTCCGGGGGCATCGGCTCGCGGTATTGAGCGTTGCGGTCTGCCTGTCGGTATCGGCTCCCGGAGCCGGTCCGGCCGACGCGGCCGATCCGAAGAGCGCCGACGTGCAGTGGGCGCAGACCATCCTGAAGGACAAGGGATTCTTCAAGGGCCGTCCCAACGGCGACATGAACGACCCGACCCGTGCGGCCCTGCGCGCCTATCAGAAATCGGCCGGACTGAAGCAGACGGGGCAGCTCGACCACGCGACCACCAGCCATATGCTCGCGGCACGCCAGGCCGCGACGGCGCCGACCATGGGCAATCTCGCCGGGCCGAACGGCCGTCCCCAGCCGAGCCAGGCCCCCCGCGGCGAAGCGCCCAAGCCGGTGGCGGCGCCGAGAACCCAGGTCGATTCCCACGGCACGCCCGAGGGCGTGCAGGCCCTGGGCGTGGTCGGCCAGTCCGGGACCGCCGGGAACTCCAGCTACACCGCCCCCGCTCCGGTGAGGCGCGCGGCGGCGCCCGGCGAGCCGGTTCCCCAGGCGGCGCCGCGCACCGCGGTCGATTCCATCGGACAGGCCCCGCCGGAGGGCATGCGCGAGGCGCCGGATCCGGCGACCAGCGGAATCACCGTGCCGGAATGGGTGCGCACCGGCGTGATCGGCATCCTGGCCGCCGCCTTCGGCATCGCCGGCCTGACCTTCTGGCTGAGCGGACGGCGGCCGTCGCGCAAGCGCACCGCCGCCGGTGCGGCCGCCCCCGCGGCCCAGCGGCGGGAACCTAGCTTCGAAGGCGGCAAAGCGGCGGCGGGCGGCGCTCCGGTGCTGCGCGCGACCAGGCCCTCCTGACCGGATCGCAGCCCGAAACTGTTCGGCACCGAGGCAAATTGCTGCATCGCAGCAAAAGCGCTGGGCAGGGATGACCGACCCGGCGTAGCATCGCGGCCACCGCCTCCTTCCGTGCCCGATCGGGATATCCTCGCCCCATGGAACTTCTGACCGGTCTGATCGGCGACCTGCCGGCCGTTGCCCAGGTTATCCTGATGCTGAGCCTCGTCACCGTGCTCGGCTTGGCCCTGGGAGAGATCAAGCTCGGCGGCGTCGGACTCGGCATCGGCGGCGTCCTGTTCGCCGGGATCGCGGTCGGGCATGCCGCCAAGCTGGCGGGGCTGTCGCTCGACCACGCCATGCTCGACTTCGCGCGGGAGTTCGGACTTATCCTGTTCGTCTACAGCATCGGCATCCAGGTCGGCCCCGGTTTCTTCTCCGCGCTGAAGCGGTCCGGCCTGGCGCTCAACCTGATGGCGGCGGCGATGGTCGGGCTCGGCGCCGCGACGGCGGTAGCGATCCATCTGGCGGGCGGGCTGCCGCTGCCGGTCGTGCTGGGCCTGTTCTCCGGCGCCGTGACCAACACGCCGTCCCTGGGCGCCGCGCAGCAGGTGCTGAAGGAGGTCGGCGCCGCGCCGGAGATGCTGGCCCTGCCCAGCCTGGGCTACGCCATGGCCTATCCCTTCGGTATCGCCGGCATCCTGATCACCATGCTGGCGGTCAAGGCCCTGTTCCGCCTCGACCCGGCCGAAGCCGCCCGCGCGTTCGAGGAGCGGCGGCGCTCGGACGTGGCGGCGCTGGAGACCATGAACGTGGCGGTCCGAAACGAGGCGCTGGGCGGCCGGGCGATCGGCGACCTGCCCGGACTGGCGGATTGCGGCGTGATCGTCTCGCGCATGATGCGGGACGGCAGGCTGCGGGTGCCCCACGACGGCACCCTGCTCCAGGCCGGCGACGTGCTGCACCTCGTCGGGCCGAAGCCCGGCCTGCTCAGGATGCAGTCGGTGCTGGGGCCGGAGAGCGACCTGAAGCTCACCACCAAGGGAACCGACCTCACCTGGGCGCGGGTGGTGGTGACCAACGCCCAGGTGCTGGGCAGGTCGATCGCGGCGCTGAACGTCCAGGACTCCTACGACGTCCGCATCTCGCGCGTGGTGCGGTCGGGGGTCGAGCTGGTGCCGGACGCCGCCTTCAGGCTCCAGTTCGGAGACATCGTCAACGTCATCGGCACGCCGGAGCATATCCGGCAGGTCGCCGGCGTGCTGGGCAATTCCGAACGGCGGCTCCAGCAGGTCCATCTGGTGCCGATGTTCCTCGGCATCCTGGTGGGGCTGCTGCTGGGCAGCGTGCCCCTGGCGGTGCCGGGACTGCCCGCGCCGCTGAAGCTGGGGCTCGCCGGCGGGCCGCTGATCGCGGCGATCCTGCTGGCCCGCGTGGGCCATGTGGGGCCGCTGGTCTGGTTCATGCCGCCGGTCGCCAACACGGCGCTGCGCGAGCTGGGCATCGTGCTGTTCCTGGCTGTCGTGGGGTTCCGGTCGGGGGACCGCTTCGTCGATACCCTGGTCCATGGCGACGGTCTGGCCTGGATGGCCTGCGGCGCGCTGATCACCATCGTCCCGCTCATGGCCGTTGCGCTGTTCGCCCATCTGGCGATGCGGCTCAATTATCTGAGCCTGTGCGGCCTGCTGGCGGGATCCATGACCGACCCGCCGGCCCTGGCCTTCGCCGGCGCCATGGCCCGGAGCGAGGCGCCCGCCCTCGCCTACGCGACCGTCTACCCCCTGGTGATGTGCCTGCGCATCCTGGCGCCCCAGGTGATGGTGCTGCTCCTCGCCTGACGCTCAGCGGAGACCCTGGAAGAAGTCCATGATCGCCTCCGCGGTCCCCGGCGGCCACTGGTGCGGATAGTAGCGGCCGCGGGAATTGAGGTCCCGGTCGTGCGGGCACCACAGCACCGGGTTGGCGGGGT
This Skermanella mucosa DNA region includes the following protein-coding sequences:
- a CDS encoding peptidoglycan-binding domain-containing protein; the protein is MGFRGHRLAVLSVAVCLSVSAPGAGPADAADPKSADVQWAQTILKDKGFFKGRPNGDMNDPTRAALRAYQKSAGLKQTGQLDHATTSHMLAARQAATAPTMGNLAGPNGRPQPSQAPRGEAPKPVAAPRTQVDSHGTPEGVQALGVVGQSGTAGNSSYTAPAPVRRAAAPGEPVPQAAPRTAVDSIGQAPPEGMREAPDPATSGITVPEWVRTGVIGILAAAFGIAGLTFWLSGRRPSRKRTAAGAAAPAAQRREPSFEGGKAAAGGAPVLRATRPS
- a CDS encoding putative transporter, which produces MELLTGLIGDLPAVAQVILMLSLVTVLGLALGEIKLGGVGLGIGGVLFAGIAVGHAAKLAGLSLDHAMLDFAREFGLILFVYSIGIQVGPGFFSALKRSGLALNLMAAAMVGLGAATAVAIHLAGGLPLPVVLGLFSGAVTNTPSLGAAQQVLKEVGAAPEMLALPSLGYAMAYPFGIAGILITMLAVKALFRLDPAEAARAFEERRRSDVAALETMNVAVRNEALGGRAIGDLPGLADCGVIVSRMMRDGRLRVPHDGTLLQAGDVLHLVGPKPGLLRMQSVLGPESDLKLTTKGTDLTWARVVVTNAQVLGRSIAALNVQDSYDVRISRVVRSGVELVPDAAFRLQFGDIVNVIGTPEHIRQVAGVLGNSERRLQQVHLVPMFLGILVGLLLGSVPLAVPGLPAPLKLGLAGGPLIAAILLARVGHVGPLVWFMPPVANTALRELGIVLFLAVVGFRSGDRFVDTLVHGDGLAWMACGALITIVPLMAVALFAHLAMRLNYLSLCGLLAGSMTDPPALAFAGAMARSEAPALAYATVYPLVMCLRILAPQVMVLLLA